ATGGGAAAAGGAGTCACTGACCAGATATTATGTTAATAAGGATATgtatatgcatttttattttaaattcacaaatttttgcatttgtaaaaaaaatgatagaatatttgtatggaagcttgtttctgccaatcaaaaaaaaaaaaaagccaggcaGGGCTAAGTCAGATACATATTTCAAATTTGAACTTACTGAGTATCTAAAAATTTTTAGTTATCAGGCTGAAATTTTTTAACTTGAAATTCTGAGTTACAGATGgcaaaaatgatttttgttttttgatatttttaattgtagaaacaagcttccatgcATAAATATGTGCACATCATACCTGTGTATACTacgtgagccagaccttctgtGTGAGATGCAAGTGTAGCAAGATATGCTGTGTAATCATTAACCTTGACATGGCTGCAGCACTCCAGATGGTCAGattcacaacagcagctggtgAACATTTCTAACCCGCATATTTTTGTACAGAACACAAAATTCAGGCAAATGAGAAGAGACAAATAACGCCAGCACAGCAGGCCACATATTTGTTAGAATTTTGGATATTGCatattggatattttcttttatataattGCAAGGCAGTGCAATTTTCAGTGAATAAACTTTCAACTTGACTGAATGTGATTATTGGAATGCTTATATAGTATAATGTAACTGAAAGACAAAGTCTTTTTTAAGGataagattttctttttcttctgtaaaacTTGATGAACGCTTAAACCATCGTTTTATGTGATTATACAGGCAATTTTAGTGCTTTATAAAACATTAATGGTGTTTATATGCTTATAAGTGCTAAATAAGGGTGAAGCATCCCTACTTTTCTGAAATTAGTCATTATAAATATTAGTGACTTTTAGTAACTTTTAAAGTAACAAAGACAAGTGCAAGGCCtctaaaaaaaagtctgaagatTAGATACACTGTACATGTACTACtctttaaaatataattgtAATTGAAGTGTAGGTAAGTGCAGGACTATAGGACTGTTAATTTTCACACAGCAGTTTTCACACTGTGCTACTAACtgataaaatgaattaaaacctGAATTAAAAAGGAGATTTCTGAATGGATCTAATGAATTTGACCCATTACATCCATTGTGCTGCAGTAGCTTTTGTTAGAAAAACTGTTACAAGTTGTCCTGTATTTGGTCTCTTATCACTCTTATTACTGCTTTACACTTCTAGTGTTGAACTCGGCCTTGAGTTAAGGTGTTATGTGAATAATCCATCTGTTGCAGCCATACAGGGTTGAATGATGATCATGCACTATATtgacaaaagtatttgctcgtctgccttcacacgcatatgaagtggcatcctattcttaatccatagggtttaatatgatgtcagcccactcTTTGCACCCACccaataacagcttcaactcttctgggaaggctttccacaatgtTTAGGAGTATTTGTGGGAGTTTTTGAGGATTCTTCCAggagtgcatttgtgaggtcagacactgatgctgaatGAGCAGGCATGGCTCACAGTTGCCGTTCTAATTGCAAAGGTGTTCCATCGAGTTGAGGTcgggactctgtgcaggccagttaagttcttccacaccaaactcgctcatccatgtctttacggacctgctttgtgcactggtgtgcagtcatgctggaacaggacGGGGGCCATcgccaaactgttcccacaaagttgggttcccccctccaccaaactttacacttggcacaatgcagttaGACAAGTACAGTTTTCCTGGCAACcgacaaacccagactcatccatcagattgccagatggacaGGGGTGATtattcactccagagaacatgcccgcactgctctagagtccggtaatggcgtgctttacaccactgaatTAGTGATGTAAAGCTTGGATGCAACTattcagccatggaaacccattccatgaagcttaAGCTCAAGCTGTTTTTGAGTtaatctgaagaccacatgaagtttggagatgACTACTACTACTGACTGCAGAAAATTGGCAACCTCTGCAACTTATACACCTCAGCATTCATTTTATGTGGCCAATCAATTTGTGGCCGAGTTCCTTTCATTCCCAatttcttccactttgttaCACCACTAACAGtttactgtggaatatttagtagcgaggaaatgtCACGTCTGGACTTGttacacaggtggcatcctatcaggGTACCGTGCTGGAatttactgagctcctgagagtgccccattctttcacagatgcttgtagaagcagtctgcatgcctaggtgcttggtttatacagcTGTGGACATGGAAAtgattgaaacacctgaataAAATTggcattatttaatttttgatttTGGATCTTAAGAGTTACATCGTATAATATTGCACATCATTATTGTCAGTACACAATATagaaaaacataaatgaaataattgcaTTTACTGTGACTGTATCAATGATGTACTGAGGAAAGAGTGTCTAACATCTCAATTGATTTAAAACAGTAATTTGTATTTATGTTACAGAAACACTGCAGCATTGATTTTTACTAAAAGTTAAAacataaattaacacaaataaTAGAAGAATCAAAACTGTCTACATCACACATCCCCTAATGAGTTCCAATAtttgctaaaaacaaaacaaaacaaaaaaaatgcaaacagccTTACTGACTTGTCACAGAGAGTGGCTCCTTGCTGACCAATAGCAGCGCTCAGAAAGGTGGGCAGCTATCACTGTGGATATAAATCTGAGCTCCAGGTGAAGTCCTCTTATCAACAGGATCACTCAGCAACCATGAGGTCTCTGGTCTTCATTCTGCTCATTGGAGCTGCTTGTGAGTatgaagttttttgttttcatctctACTAACAGTTGGTTGGCCTTCGTCCCAGACCACAACTTTATTCATCATAGCTTTAGCATCTCAAAGTGGAAATTTAATTATGTTTCTGTAACCATTCAATAAATTCTACTTTGGTATTTGGCTTTAAATCAAACTGCAAAGATGTTTCACTCCTGATGCAAAAGAGCAGAAGTAAACAGTTTGATAACCCAATGTTTTTAGTCGCCCTGGATGACGACAAGATCGTCGGAGGGTTTGAGTGCACACCTCACTCTGAGCCCCATCAGGTGTCTCTGAACGCTGGCTACCACTTCTGTGGTGGCTCCCTGCTCAATGAGAAATGGGTTGTGTCTGCTGCTCACTGCTACAAGTCGTAAGTATATTTCTGTAAGATTTTAGGTCTGATTTTACATATCTGAGCAATACTCATTAAATATTTGTTGGTAATATCTCTGTGTGTCACACTAGTCTcctgtttttcatatttttttagtcGTCTGCAGGTGCGTCTGGGAGAGCATGACATCGGGGTCAATGAGGGAACTGAGCAGTTCATCGACTCCTCCCGTGTCATCCGAAATCCTGGGTACGATTCCTGGACCATTGACAATGACATCATGCTGATCGAGCTGAGCCAGCCTGCAACCCTCAACAGTTATGTGCAGCCTGTGCCTCTGCCCAGGAGCTGTGCTCCCGCTGGCACCATGTGCACGGTCTCTGGATGGGGCAACACCATGAGCTCCAGTGAGTAACTTCTGCATCTTAGCAGTTTAAAGTTACAGAATACTTCACGACATTTGGTTCCTCTTGCATTAATCCTTTTTTCTCCATACTTTGTTTTACACATTATAGCTGCTGATGAGGACAAGCTGCAGTGCCTGAACATCCCCATCCTGTCTGACAGTGACTGTAGGAACGCCTATCCTGGCATGATCACTGACTCCATGTTCTGTGCTGGATACCTGGAGGGAGGCAAGGACTCTTGCCAGGTATGTAGTAAGTCAAATCTGCAGAGGTCCTTGTCTCAACCAGTACACCTTTCTTATAAATCCACAAGAGTGGATGTATCCTAAAATGATATAATAAACTAACATAataatttaactttaatttaa
This window of the Archocentrus centrarchus isolate MPI-CPG fArcCen1 chromosome 16, fArcCen1, whole genome shotgun sequence genome carries:
- the LOC115794163 gene encoding trypsin-1-like codes for the protein MRSLVFILLIGAAFALDDDKIVGGFECTPHSEPHQVSLNAGYHFCGGSLLNEKWVVSAAHCYKSRLQVRLGEHDIGVNEGTEQFIDSSRVIRNPGYDSWTIDNDIMLIELSQPATLNSYVQPVPLPRSCAPAGTMCTVSGWGNTMSSTADEDKLQCLNIPILSDSDCRNAYPGMITDSMFCAGYLEGGKDSCQGDSGGPVVCNNELQGIVSWGYGCAEKDHPGVYTKVCIFNDWLEQTMARY